From a single Anoplolepis gracilipes chromosome 3, ASM4749672v1, whole genome shotgun sequence genomic region:
- the Raskol gene encoding uncharacterized protein Raskol isoform X16, which yields MRIRYVPQDTGNCHRRESKSRSLPRTTQLERDHKVRDTSYEKACRRGSAPATPVLGARPLDVTPNRIVNFFSKRSFRSNPLKRTKSVTKLERQKQRGAGLRGCRSHESLLCGQAVTSMDLAAVTPLHPSLLGRPHCFQVTPSTGGPKYFSCRTAHERDQWLHSLRKSVQPDAEQTRRTDNSLQIWLLEAKGVPAKKRYFCEVCLDSTLYARTTAKLKADLCFWGEHFDFHHLPSVNTIQVNLYREADRKKKRDKNVLIGSVSIPVHNVTSRYLTEKWYTVIGDKGPLKEPPALRVKCRFQSVDILPVQVYQEFLEYLKTDYASLCEKLEPVIGVKAKEDIATALVAVMQREKKAPQFLADLVMMDIHRIDDERLTFRGNSLATKAMEAYLKLTGDRYLQETLGAVVRGAVEGGDCEVDPLKVASVAALHKQQQNLRNAVELAWSRILSSHSHFPLELRECFRIFRERLADMGREDIADNLISASIFLRFLCPAILSPSLFNITHEYPNEKAARNLTLVAKTLQTLANFTRFQGKENFMEFMNDLLEREAPSMKNFLQLISSPLPKDAPANTSLEFDGYIDLGKQLSLLHALLRESMTAIVPSSPSTSRLPEILDRISLALDQPGPSPVPAAHRYPNLQNNIFRYNDPTIANSNTNLSISATSTLSNHSTINGTIRDSNEVLQTNTLGHNSSRSPNVARAATLPRNAYLPTNGKLQLQISSEDYPLEPPAFVSRSPTPITRQHRPLGSNRSGPGYRLTASASLANVNHCQTHPTSPTRSESHNNLKDSNYNITASPQNNQSSNGSIVLQQQQQHRHNIARLQNLDIHDHREDNYNHNNYNVSRSASRNHCHKEENANQTQQRNYNVSKTTVNANVVVNPPTNLTLSINHHQPNNNYNPPKTNNHATSANGNLDELSDLLRYADDEVSESKSQKGSQISISQLSNVASSGYQSFAAYSQSSSPVDLSSNNANAHILGTAPLAFANPVYHMESNHARTGRRGSSSSEEREGSGGGGVDSVRGVDLSPSPPPKNNVRNHQRNNQNQWRQGNQTHRNNSEHAQDVCCTKLRRRLSLDSTRDLSDTSEEENCTTRRSKSRSHRSIDQYEVEMYEVERLQNSVDRLRLRARLGTTDDADLDLATDNNMKSIISRLISVEEELRREQQKMSAALSYKQRVIDAQEQQIAALGAANSRLMSTNASLLSALSKQRYTTKSQTSSEAAPLLQNIADIGELKSSSC from the exons AATTTCTTTTCGAAACGATCATTCCGGTCGAATCCTCTGAAGAGGACGAAGAGCGTAACAAAGCTCGAACGACAAAAGCAACGGGGCGCTGGTCTTCGGGGTTGCCGTTCGCACGAGTCTCTGCTATGTGGACAGGCGGTGACCTCAATGGACCTCGCGGCGGTGACGCCGTTGCATCCCAGTCTCCTCGGCAGGCCCCACTGTTTCCAGGTCACACCGAGCACCGGCGGGCCCAAGTATTTCAGCTGCAGAACCGCTCACGAACGGGACCAGTGGTTGCACAG CTTAAGGAAATCCGTTCAGCCGGATGCAGAACAAACACGCCGAACGGACAATTCTCTACAGATTTGGTTATTAGAGGCGAAGGGCGTGCCCGCGAAGAAGCGATATTTTTGCGAGGTCTGCCTCGATAGTACTTTGTACGCGCGAACGACTGCCAAACTAAAGGCTGATCTGTGCTTCTGGGGCGAGCATTTCGATTTTCATCACTTGCCCTCCGTCAATACGATTCAGGTCAATTTGTACAGGGAGGCGGAtaggaaaaagaagagagataaaaatgttttaatcg GTTCTGTCAGTATACCGGTGCACAATGTAACGTCGCGTTATTTGACGGAGAAATGGTACACTGTAATAGGTGACAAAGGACCTCTCAAAGAACCACCCGCATTAAGAGTAAAGTGCCGTTTTCAATCAGTTGACATACTGCCAGTTCAGGTTTATCAAGAATTTCTGGAATATCTGAAGACCGATTACGCGTCGCTATGCGAAAAACTGGAACCCGTCATAGGTGTCAAGGCGAAGGAAGACATCGCAACTGCCTTGGTAGCGGTCATGCAACGAGAGAAAAAGGCACCGCAATTCCTCGCAGATCTCGTCATGATGGATATTCATCGAATAG ATGATGAAAGACTCACATTTCGAGGGAATTCGTTAGCTACAAAGGCAATGGAAGCCTATTTGAAACTGACCGGCGATAGATATTTACAGGAGACTCTGGGAGCTGTTGTGAGAGGCGCGGTCGAAGGCGGCGATTGCGAAGTGGACCCACTCAAGGTCGCTTCCGTTGCCGCGTTGCACAAACAACAGCAGAATCTTCGCAATGCTGTGGAGCTAGCTTGGAGCAGAATATTATCGAGTCATTCTCACTTTCCGCTAGAATTGCGCGAGTGCTTCCGCATCTTCCGCGAACGTCTAGCTGATATGGGCCGAGAAGACATTGCAGATAATCTTATTTCCGCGTCAATCTTTCTAAGATTCCTCTGTCCTGCCATTCTCAGCCCATCTCTCTTTAACATTACGCATG AATATCCGAACGAGAAAGCAGCGAGAAATCTTACTCTGGTCGCGAAAACTCTCCAGACGCTTGCAAACTTTACGAGGTTCCAGGGCAAGGAGAACTTCATGGAATTTATGAACGATTTACTCGAACGAGAAGCTCCAtctatgaaaaatttcttacaattaattagc AGCCCACTGCCAAAAGACGCGCCAGCCAATACTTCGCTCGAGTTTGATGGCTATATAGATTTGGGCAAGCAGTTATCTCTCTTGCATGCTCTCTTACGAGAAAGTATGACAGCGATAGTACCGTCCTCACCGTCGACGTCGCGATTACCCGAAATCCTCGATAGAATCTCATTGGCGTTGGATCAGCCAGGTCCGAGTCCTGTACCCGCCGCACATCGTTATCCGAACCtacagaataatattttccgCTACAATGATCCGACGATCGCCAACAGCAACACGAATCTCTCCATCTCGGCCACGTCTACGCTGAGCAACCATAGCACGATAAACGGCACGATCAGGGACAGCAATGAGGTGTTGCAAACCAACACCCTCGGTCACAATAGCTCGCGCAGTCCGAATGTCGCCAGAGCGGCGACTCTGCCACGAAACGCTTATCTGCCGACGAACGGCAAGTTGCAACTACAAATTAGCTCTGAGGATTATCCTCTGGAGCCACCGGCGTTCGTTTCGCGCTCGCCAACGCCAATCACGCGGCAACACAGGCCACTCGGGTCCAATCGTTCTGGGCCAGGTTACAGACTGACAGCCAGCGCGAGCTTGGCGAACGTCAATCACTGCCAGACTCATCCAACAAGTCCCACGCGTTCCGAGAGTCACAACAATCTGAAGGATTCCAACTATAACATCACTGCATCGCCGCAAAATAATCAGTCGAGCAACGGAAGTATTGTTttgcaacagcagcagcaacatcGACACAACATCGCGCGTCTACAGAATCTCGATATTCACGATCATCGCGAAGATAATTACAATCACAACAATTACAATGTTTCGAGGTCGGCTAGCCGAAATCATTGCCACAAAGAGGAGAATGCCAATCAAACGCAACAGCGCAACTATAATGTATCGAAGACAACGGTGAACGCGAACGTCGTCGTTAATCCACCCACGAATCTCACATTGTCCATCAATCATCATCAGCCCAACAACAATTACAATCCTCCCAAAACAAACAATCATGCCACGTCCGCCAATGGCAACCTCGATGAGCTATCCGATTTACTGAGATATGCGGATGATGAAGTATCGGAATCCAAGTCACAGAAAGGCTCACAGATCTCCATCTCGCAATTAAGTAATGTAGCTTCTTCCGGTTATCAGAGCTTCGCCGCTTATAGTCAGAGCTCCAGTCCGGTAGATCTTAGCAGTAACAACGCGAATGCGCACATTCTCGGTACAGCGCCGCTGGCATTTGCCAATCCTGTTTACCACATGGAGTCGAATCACGCGAGGACGGGTAGACGGGGCAGTAGCAGTTCCGAGGAGAGAGAGGGTAGTGGCGGCGGGGGCGTCGACAGTGTGAGAGGTGTCGATCTGAGTCCATCGCCACCACCCAAGAACAACGTACGAAATCACCAAAGGAACAACCAGAATCAATGGCGGCAGGGTAATCAAACTCACAGAAACAACTCGGAACATGCACAGGACGTTTGCTGCACAAAACTCCGAAGAAGGCTCTCTCTGGACTCCACGCGAGACCTGTCAGACACCAGCGAGGAGGAGAATTGCACCACCAGGAGGAGCAAGTCTCGCAGTCATCGAAGCATCGATCAG TACGAAGTGGAAATGTATGAAGTGGAGAGGCTGCAGAATAGCGTAGATCGGCTGCGATTGCGTGCGCGATTAGGTACCACCGACGATGCCGATTTAGATCTCGCGACTGACAACAACATGAAGAGCATCATTTCCAG ATTAATCTCCGTGGAGGAGGAGCTACGTCGTGAGCAGCAGAAGATGTCGGCGGCGCTGTCGTACAAGCAGCGCGTGATCGACGCGCAGGAACAGCAAATAGCCGCATTGGGTGCCGCGAATTCGCGTCTTATGTCGACCAACGCGAGCCTGCTATCGGCGCTGAGCAAACAACGCTATACCACCAAGTCCCAGACGAGCAGCGAGGCTGCACCACTGCTGCAGAACATTGCCGACATTGGCGAACTCAAAAGCTCGTCGTGCTAA
- the Raskol gene encoding uncharacterized protein Raskol isoform X18 yields MVGRKMCVKPMEENENDKVVSMIINYFSARNFFSKRSFRSNPLKRTKSVTKLERQKQRGAGLRGCRSHESLLCGQAVTSMDLAAVTPLHPSLLGRPHCFQVTPSTGGPKYFSCRTAHERDQWLHSLRKSVQPDAEQTRRTDNSLQIWLLEAKGVPAKKRYFCEVCLDSTLYARTTAKLKADLCFWGEHFDFHHLPSVNTIQVNLYREADRKKKRDKNVLIGSVSIPVHNVTSRYLTEKWYTVIGDKGPLKEPPALRVKCRFQSVDILPVQVYQEFLEYLKTDYASLCEKLEPVIGVKAKEDIATALVAVMQREKKAPQFLADLVMMDIHRIDDERLTFRGNSLATKAMEAYLKLTGDRYLQETLGAVVRGAVEGGDCEVDPLKVASVAALHKQQQNLRNAVELAWSRILSSHSHFPLELRECFRIFRERLADMGREDIADNLISASIFLRFLCPAILSPSLFNITHEYPNEKAARNLTLVAKTLQTLANFTRFQGKENFMEFMNDLLEREAPSMKNFLQLISSPLPKDAPANTSLEFDGYIDLGKQLSLLHALLRESMTAIVPSSPSTSRLPEILDRISLALDQPGPSPVPAAHRYPNLQNNIFRYNDPTIANSNTNLSISATSTLSNHSTINGTIRDSNEVLQTNTLGHNSSRSPNVARAATLPRNAYLPTNGKLQLQISSEDYPLEPPAFVSRSPTPITRQHRPLGSNRSGPGYRLTASASLANVNHCQTHPTSPTRSESHNNLKDSNYNITASPQNNQSSNGSIVLQQQQQHRHNIARLQNLDIHDHREDNYNHNNYNVSRSASRNHCHKEENANQTQQRNYNVSKTTVNANVVVNPPTNLTLSINHHQPNNNYNPPKTNNHATSANGNLDELSDLLRYADDEVSESKSQKGSQISISQLSNVASSGYQSFAAYSQSSSPVDLSSNNANAHILGTAPLAFANPVYHMESNHARTGRRGSSSSEEREGSGGGGVDSVRGVDLSPSPPPKNNVRNHQRNNQNQWRQGNQTHRNNSEHAQDVCCTKLRRRLSLDSTRDLSDTSEEENCTTRRSKSRSHRSIDQYEVEMYEVERLQNSVDRLRLRARLGTTDDADLDLATDNNMKSIISRLISVEEELRREQQKMSAALSYKQRVIDAQEQQIAALGAANSRLMSTNASLLSALSKQRYTTKSQTSSEAAPLLQNIADIGELKSSSC; encoded by the exons AATTTCTTTTCGAAACGATCATTCCGGTCGAATCCTCTGAAGAGGACGAAGAGCGTAACAAAGCTCGAACGACAAAAGCAACGGGGCGCTGGTCTTCGGGGTTGCCGTTCGCACGAGTCTCTGCTATGTGGACAGGCGGTGACCTCAATGGACCTCGCGGCGGTGACGCCGTTGCATCCCAGTCTCCTCGGCAGGCCCCACTGTTTCCAGGTCACACCGAGCACCGGCGGGCCCAAGTATTTCAGCTGCAGAACCGCTCACGAACGGGACCAGTGGTTGCACAG CTTAAGGAAATCCGTTCAGCCGGATGCAGAACAAACACGCCGAACGGACAATTCTCTACAGATTTGGTTATTAGAGGCGAAGGGCGTGCCCGCGAAGAAGCGATATTTTTGCGAGGTCTGCCTCGATAGTACTTTGTACGCGCGAACGACTGCCAAACTAAAGGCTGATCTGTGCTTCTGGGGCGAGCATTTCGATTTTCATCACTTGCCCTCCGTCAATACGATTCAGGTCAATTTGTACAGGGAGGCGGAtaggaaaaagaagagagataaaaatgttttaatcg GTTCTGTCAGTATACCGGTGCACAATGTAACGTCGCGTTATTTGACGGAGAAATGGTACACTGTAATAGGTGACAAAGGACCTCTCAAAGAACCACCCGCATTAAGAGTAAAGTGCCGTTTTCAATCAGTTGACATACTGCCAGTTCAGGTTTATCAAGAATTTCTGGAATATCTGAAGACCGATTACGCGTCGCTATGCGAAAAACTGGAACCCGTCATAGGTGTCAAGGCGAAGGAAGACATCGCAACTGCCTTGGTAGCGGTCATGCAACGAGAGAAAAAGGCACCGCAATTCCTCGCAGATCTCGTCATGATGGATATTCATCGAATAG ATGATGAAAGACTCACATTTCGAGGGAATTCGTTAGCTACAAAGGCAATGGAAGCCTATTTGAAACTGACCGGCGATAGATATTTACAGGAGACTCTGGGAGCTGTTGTGAGAGGCGCGGTCGAAGGCGGCGATTGCGAAGTGGACCCACTCAAGGTCGCTTCCGTTGCCGCGTTGCACAAACAACAGCAGAATCTTCGCAATGCTGTGGAGCTAGCTTGGAGCAGAATATTATCGAGTCATTCTCACTTTCCGCTAGAATTGCGCGAGTGCTTCCGCATCTTCCGCGAACGTCTAGCTGATATGGGCCGAGAAGACATTGCAGATAATCTTATTTCCGCGTCAATCTTTCTAAGATTCCTCTGTCCTGCCATTCTCAGCCCATCTCTCTTTAACATTACGCATG AATATCCGAACGAGAAAGCAGCGAGAAATCTTACTCTGGTCGCGAAAACTCTCCAGACGCTTGCAAACTTTACGAGGTTCCAGGGCAAGGAGAACTTCATGGAATTTATGAACGATTTACTCGAACGAGAAGCTCCAtctatgaaaaatttcttacaattaattagc AGCCCACTGCCAAAAGACGCGCCAGCCAATACTTCGCTCGAGTTTGATGGCTATATAGATTTGGGCAAGCAGTTATCTCTCTTGCATGCTCTCTTACGAGAAAGTATGACAGCGATAGTACCGTCCTCACCGTCGACGTCGCGATTACCCGAAATCCTCGATAGAATCTCATTGGCGTTGGATCAGCCAGGTCCGAGTCCTGTACCCGCCGCACATCGTTATCCGAACCtacagaataatattttccgCTACAATGATCCGACGATCGCCAACAGCAACACGAATCTCTCCATCTCGGCCACGTCTACGCTGAGCAACCATAGCACGATAAACGGCACGATCAGGGACAGCAATGAGGTGTTGCAAACCAACACCCTCGGTCACAATAGCTCGCGCAGTCCGAATGTCGCCAGAGCGGCGACTCTGCCACGAAACGCTTATCTGCCGACGAACGGCAAGTTGCAACTACAAATTAGCTCTGAGGATTATCCTCTGGAGCCACCGGCGTTCGTTTCGCGCTCGCCAACGCCAATCACGCGGCAACACAGGCCACTCGGGTCCAATCGTTCTGGGCCAGGTTACAGACTGACAGCCAGCGCGAGCTTGGCGAACGTCAATCACTGCCAGACTCATCCAACAAGTCCCACGCGTTCCGAGAGTCACAACAATCTGAAGGATTCCAACTATAACATCACTGCATCGCCGCAAAATAATCAGTCGAGCAACGGAAGTATTGTTttgcaacagcagcagcaacatcGACACAACATCGCGCGTCTACAGAATCTCGATATTCACGATCATCGCGAAGATAATTACAATCACAACAATTACAATGTTTCGAGGTCGGCTAGCCGAAATCATTGCCACAAAGAGGAGAATGCCAATCAAACGCAACAGCGCAACTATAATGTATCGAAGACAACGGTGAACGCGAACGTCGTCGTTAATCCACCCACGAATCTCACATTGTCCATCAATCATCATCAGCCCAACAACAATTACAATCCTCCCAAAACAAACAATCATGCCACGTCCGCCAATGGCAACCTCGATGAGCTATCCGATTTACTGAGATATGCGGATGATGAAGTATCGGAATCCAAGTCACAGAAAGGCTCACAGATCTCCATCTCGCAATTAAGTAATGTAGCTTCTTCCGGTTATCAGAGCTTCGCCGCTTATAGTCAGAGCTCCAGTCCGGTAGATCTTAGCAGTAACAACGCGAATGCGCACATTCTCGGTACAGCGCCGCTGGCATTTGCCAATCCTGTTTACCACATGGAGTCGAATCACGCGAGGACGGGTAGACGGGGCAGTAGCAGTTCCGAGGAGAGAGAGGGTAGTGGCGGCGGGGGCGTCGACAGTGTGAGAGGTGTCGATCTGAGTCCATCGCCACCACCCAAGAACAACGTACGAAATCACCAAAGGAACAACCAGAATCAATGGCGGCAGGGTAATCAAACTCACAGAAACAACTCGGAACATGCACAGGACGTTTGCTGCACAAAACTCCGAAGAAGGCTCTCTCTGGACTCCACGCGAGACCTGTCAGACACCAGCGAGGAGGAGAATTGCACCACCAGGAGGAGCAAGTCTCGCAGTCATCGAAGCATCGATCAG TACGAAGTGGAAATGTATGAAGTGGAGAGGCTGCAGAATAGCGTAGATCGGCTGCGATTGCGTGCGCGATTAGGTACCACCGACGATGCCGATTTAGATCTCGCGACTGACAACAACATGAAGAGCATCATTTCCAG ATTAATCTCCGTGGAGGAGGAGCTACGTCGTGAGCAGCAGAAGATGTCGGCGGCGCTGTCGTACAAGCAGCGCGTGATCGACGCGCAGGAACAGCAAATAGCCGCATTGGGTGCCGCGAATTCGCGTCTTATGTCGACCAACGCGAGCCTGCTATCGGCGCTGAGCAAACAACGCTATACCACCAAGTCCCAGACGAGCAGCGAGGCTGCACCACTGCTGCAGAACATTGCCGACATTGGCGAACTCAAAAGCTCGTCGTGCTAA
- the Raskol gene encoding uncharacterized protein Raskol isoform X17 has translation MQGISTEGASPGGRRLSRSFHSCLRGADQDDLESDTSYEKACRRGSAPATPVLGARPLDVTPNRIVNFFSKRSFRSNPLKRTKSVTKLERQKQRGAGLRGCRSHESLLCGQAVTSMDLAAVTPLHPSLLGRPHCFQVTPSTGGPKYFSCRTAHERDQWLHSLRKSVQPDAEQTRRTDNSLQIWLLEAKGVPAKKRYFCEVCLDSTLYARTTAKLKADLCFWGEHFDFHHLPSVNTIQVNLYREADRKKKRDKNVLIGSVSIPVHNVTSRYLTEKWYTVIGDKGPLKEPPALRVKCRFQSVDILPVQVYQEFLEYLKTDYASLCEKLEPVIGVKAKEDIATALVAVMQREKKAPQFLADLVMMDIHRIDDERLTFRGNSLATKAMEAYLKLTGDRYLQETLGAVVRGAVEGGDCEVDPLKVASVAALHKQQQNLRNAVELAWSRILSSHSHFPLELRECFRIFRERLADMGREDIADNLISASIFLRFLCPAILSPSLFNITHEYPNEKAARNLTLVAKTLQTLANFTRFQGKENFMEFMNDLLEREAPSMKNFLQLISSPLPKDAPANTSLEFDGYIDLGKQLSLLHALLRESMTAIVPSSPSTSRLPEILDRISLALDQPGPSPVPAAHRYPNLQNNIFRYNDPTIANSNTNLSISATSTLSNHSTINGTIRDSNEVLQTNTLGHNSSRSPNVARAATLPRNAYLPTNGKLQLQISSEDYPLEPPAFVSRSPTPITRQHRPLGSNRSGPGYRLTASASLANVNHCQTHPTSPTRSESHNNLKDSNYNITASPQNNQSSNGSIVLQQQQQHRHNIARLQNLDIHDHREDNYNHNNYNVSRSASRNHCHKEENANQTQQRNYNVSKTTVNANVVVNPPTNLTLSINHHQPNNNYNPPKTNNHATSANGNLDELSDLLRYADDEVSESKSQKGSQISISQLSNVASSGYQSFAAYSQSSSPVDLSSNNANAHILGTAPLAFANPVYHMESNHARTGRRGSSSSEEREGSGGGGVDSVRGVDLSPSPPPKNNVRNHQRNNQNQWRQGNQTHRNNSEHAQDVCCTKLRRRLSLDSTRDLSDTSEEENCTTRRSKSRSHRSIDQYEVEMYEVERLQNSVDRLRLRARLGTTDDADLDLATDNNMKSIISRLISVEEELRREQQKMSAALSYKQRVIDAQEQQIAALGAANSRLMSTNASLLSALSKQRYTTKSQTSSEAAPLLQNIADIGELKSSSC, from the exons AATTTCTTTTCGAAACGATCATTCCGGTCGAATCCTCTGAAGAGGACGAAGAGCGTAACAAAGCTCGAACGACAAAAGCAACGGGGCGCTGGTCTTCGGGGTTGCCGTTCGCACGAGTCTCTGCTATGTGGACAGGCGGTGACCTCAATGGACCTCGCGGCGGTGACGCCGTTGCATCCCAGTCTCCTCGGCAGGCCCCACTGTTTCCAGGTCACACCGAGCACCGGCGGGCCCAAGTATTTCAGCTGCAGAACCGCTCACGAACGGGACCAGTGGTTGCACAG CTTAAGGAAATCCGTTCAGCCGGATGCAGAACAAACACGCCGAACGGACAATTCTCTACAGATTTGGTTATTAGAGGCGAAGGGCGTGCCCGCGAAGAAGCGATATTTTTGCGAGGTCTGCCTCGATAGTACTTTGTACGCGCGAACGACTGCCAAACTAAAGGCTGATCTGTGCTTCTGGGGCGAGCATTTCGATTTTCATCACTTGCCCTCCGTCAATACGATTCAGGTCAATTTGTACAGGGAGGCGGAtaggaaaaagaagagagataaaaatgttttaatcg GTTCTGTCAGTATACCGGTGCACAATGTAACGTCGCGTTATTTGACGGAGAAATGGTACACTGTAATAGGTGACAAAGGACCTCTCAAAGAACCACCCGCATTAAGAGTAAAGTGCCGTTTTCAATCAGTTGACATACTGCCAGTTCAGGTTTATCAAGAATTTCTGGAATATCTGAAGACCGATTACGCGTCGCTATGCGAAAAACTGGAACCCGTCATAGGTGTCAAGGCGAAGGAAGACATCGCAACTGCCTTGGTAGCGGTCATGCAACGAGAGAAAAAGGCACCGCAATTCCTCGCAGATCTCGTCATGATGGATATTCATCGAATAG ATGATGAAAGACTCACATTTCGAGGGAATTCGTTAGCTACAAAGGCAATGGAAGCCTATTTGAAACTGACCGGCGATAGATATTTACAGGAGACTCTGGGAGCTGTTGTGAGAGGCGCGGTCGAAGGCGGCGATTGCGAAGTGGACCCACTCAAGGTCGCTTCCGTTGCCGCGTTGCACAAACAACAGCAGAATCTTCGCAATGCTGTGGAGCTAGCTTGGAGCAGAATATTATCGAGTCATTCTCACTTTCCGCTAGAATTGCGCGAGTGCTTCCGCATCTTCCGCGAACGTCTAGCTGATATGGGCCGAGAAGACATTGCAGATAATCTTATTTCCGCGTCAATCTTTCTAAGATTCCTCTGTCCTGCCATTCTCAGCCCATCTCTCTTTAACATTACGCATG AATATCCGAACGAGAAAGCAGCGAGAAATCTTACTCTGGTCGCGAAAACTCTCCAGACGCTTGCAAACTTTACGAGGTTCCAGGGCAAGGAGAACTTCATGGAATTTATGAACGATTTACTCGAACGAGAAGCTCCAtctatgaaaaatttcttacaattaattagc AGCCCACTGCCAAAAGACGCGCCAGCCAATACTTCGCTCGAGTTTGATGGCTATATAGATTTGGGCAAGCAGTTATCTCTCTTGCATGCTCTCTTACGAGAAAGTATGACAGCGATAGTACCGTCCTCACCGTCGACGTCGCGATTACCCGAAATCCTCGATAGAATCTCATTGGCGTTGGATCAGCCAGGTCCGAGTCCTGTACCCGCCGCACATCGTTATCCGAACCtacagaataatattttccgCTACAATGATCCGACGATCGCCAACAGCAACACGAATCTCTCCATCTCGGCCACGTCTACGCTGAGCAACCATAGCACGATAAACGGCACGATCAGGGACAGCAATGAGGTGTTGCAAACCAACACCCTCGGTCACAATAGCTCGCGCAGTCCGAATGTCGCCAGAGCGGCGACTCTGCCACGAAACGCTTATCTGCCGACGAACGGCAAGTTGCAACTACAAATTAGCTCTGAGGATTATCCTCTGGAGCCACCGGCGTTCGTTTCGCGCTCGCCAACGCCAATCACGCGGCAACACAGGCCACTCGGGTCCAATCGTTCTGGGCCAGGTTACAGACTGACAGCCAGCGCGAGCTTGGCGAACGTCAATCACTGCCAGACTCATCCAACAAGTCCCACGCGTTCCGAGAGTCACAACAATCTGAAGGATTCCAACTATAACATCACTGCATCGCCGCAAAATAATCAGTCGAGCAACGGAAGTATTGTTttgcaacagcagcagcaacatcGACACAACATCGCGCGTCTACAGAATCTCGATATTCACGATCATCGCGAAGATAATTACAATCACAACAATTACAATGTTTCGAGGTCGGCTAGCCGAAATCATTGCCACAAAGAGGAGAATGCCAATCAAACGCAACAGCGCAACTATAATGTATCGAAGACAACGGTGAACGCGAACGTCGTCGTTAATCCACCCACGAATCTCACATTGTCCATCAATCATCATCAGCCCAACAACAATTACAATCCTCCCAAAACAAACAATCATGCCACGTCCGCCAATGGCAACCTCGATGAGCTATCCGATTTACTGAGATATGCGGATGATGAAGTATCGGAATCCAAGTCACAGAAAGGCTCACAGATCTCCATCTCGCAATTAAGTAATGTAGCTTCTTCCGGTTATCAGAGCTTCGCCGCTTATAGTCAGAGCTCCAGTCCGGTAGATCTTAGCAGTAACAACGCGAATGCGCACATTCTCGGTACAGCGCCGCTGGCATTTGCCAATCCTGTTTACCACATGGAGTCGAATCACGCGAGGACGGGTAGACGGGGCAGTAGCAGTTCCGAGGAGAGAGAGGGTAGTGGCGGCGGGGGCGTCGACAGTGTGAGAGGTGTCGATCTGAGTCCATCGCCACCACCCAAGAACAACGTACGAAATCACCAAAGGAACAACCAGAATCAATGGCGGCAGGGTAATCAAACTCACAGAAACAACTCGGAACATGCACAGGACGTTTGCTGCACAAAACTCCGAAGAAGGCTCTCTCTGGACTCCACGCGAGACCTGTCAGACACCAGCGAGGAGGAGAATTGCACCACCAGGAGGAGCAAGTCTCGCAGTCATCGAAGCATCGATCAG TACGAAGTGGAAATGTATGAAGTGGAGAGGCTGCAGAATAGCGTAGATCGGCTGCGATTGCGTGCGCGATTAGGTACCACCGACGATGCCGATTTAGATCTCGCGACTGACAACAACATGAAGAGCATCATTTCCAG ATTAATCTCCGTGGAGGAGGAGCTACGTCGTGAGCAGCAGAAGATGTCGGCGGCGCTGTCGTACAAGCAGCGCGTGATCGACGCGCAGGAACAGCAAATAGCCGCATTGGGTGCCGCGAATTCGCGTCTTATGTCGACCAACGCGAGCCTGCTATCGGCGCTGAGCAAACAACGCTATACCACCAAGTCCCAGACGAGCAGCGAGGCTGCACCACTGCTGCAGAACATTGCCGACATTGGCGAACTCAAAAGCTCGTCGTGCTAA